From Streptomyces chrestomyceticus JCM 4735, one genomic window encodes:
- a CDS encoding acyl-CoA dehydrogenase family protein: protein MSNPVIETEEHRALRASVAALGKRYGREYFARVVAEGKHTDELWTEAAKLGYLGVNLPEEYGGGGGGITELSIVLEELGAAGCPLLMLVVSPAICGTVIARFGTEEQKRAWLPGLADGSRKMAFGITEPDAGSNSHRITTTARRDPDTGEWVLNGRKVFISGVDIADATLIVGRTEDARTGKLKACLFIVPRDAPGFGRSQIAMELAAPEKQFELTLDDVRLPADALVGDEDAGLLQLFAGLNPERIMTAAFALGMGRYAVERAVDYARTRQVWKEPIGAHQAVAHPLAQVHIELELARLMMQKATHLYDAGDDMGAGEAANMAKYAAAEAAVRAVDQAVHTLGGNGLTHEYGLATLITAARVARIAPVSREMILNYVSHQSLGLPKSY, encoded by the coding sequence GTGAGCAACCCCGTGATCGAGACCGAGGAACACCGCGCCCTCCGCGCGTCCGTCGCCGCGCTCGGCAAGCGCTACGGGCGGGAGTACTTCGCCCGGGTCGTCGCCGAGGGCAAGCACACCGACGAGCTGTGGACCGAAGCCGCCAAGCTCGGCTACCTGGGCGTGAACCTGCCCGAGGAGTACGGCGGCGGAGGCGGCGGCATCACCGAACTATCCATCGTGCTGGAGGAACTGGGCGCGGCCGGCTGCCCGCTGCTCATGCTCGTCGTCTCGCCCGCCATCTGCGGCACCGTCATCGCCCGCTTCGGCACCGAGGAGCAGAAGCGCGCCTGGCTGCCCGGCCTCGCCGACGGTTCGCGCAAGATGGCCTTCGGCATCACCGAGCCGGACGCCGGTTCCAACTCGCACCGCATCACCACCACGGCCCGCCGCGACCCGGACACGGGGGAGTGGGTCCTCAACGGGCGCAAGGTGTTCATCTCGGGCGTGGACATCGCCGACGCCACCCTCATAGTCGGCCGCACCGAGGACGCCCGTACCGGCAAGCTCAAGGCGTGTCTGTTCATCGTCCCGCGCGACGCCCCCGGGTTCGGGCGCAGCCAGATCGCCATGGAGCTGGCGGCTCCGGAGAAGCAGTTCGAGCTGACGCTGGACGACGTACGGCTGCCTGCGGATGCCCTGGTGGGGGACGAGGACGCGGGGCTGCTCCAGCTCTTCGCCGGGCTCAACCCGGAGCGCATCATGACCGCCGCGTTCGCGCTCGGCATGGGCCGGTACGCGGTCGAGCGGGCCGTCGACTACGCCCGTACCCGGCAGGTCTGGAAGGAACCCATCGGCGCCCACCAGGCCGTCGCCCACCCCCTCGCCCAGGTCCACATCGAACTGGAACTGGCCCGCCTGATGATGCAGAAGGCCACCCACCTGTACGACGCGGGCGACGACATGGGCGCCGGCGAGGCCGCCAACATGGCCAAGTACGCGGCGGCGGAGGCGGCCGTGCGGGCCGTGGACCAGGCCGTGCACACCCTCGGCGGCAACGGTCTGACCCACGAGTACGGCCTGGCCACACTGATCACCGCGGCCCGGGTGGCGCGGATCGCGCCGGTCAGCCGGGAGATGATCCTCAACTACGTCTCCCACCAGAGCCTCGGCCTGCCGAAGTCCTACTGA
- a CDS encoding acetyl/propionyl/methylcrotonyl-CoA carboxylase subunit alpha → MISSLLVANRGEIARRIFRTCRELGIATVAVYSDADADAPHVREADAAVRLPGSAPADTYLRGDLIVKAAHAAGADAVHPGYGFLSENAGFVAAVTDSGLTWVGPPAAAIEAMASKTRAKELMAAAGVPLLAPVDPERATDADLPLLVKAAAGGGGRGMRVVRELAHLPGELAAARAEAAAAFGDGEVFAEPYVVGGRHVEVQVLADAHGAVWVLGTRDCSLQRRHQKVVEEAPAPGLSDELRATLHTAAADAARSIGYRGAGTVEFLVSAAGHAHFLEMNTRLQVEHPVTEAVYGVDLVALQLRVAEGDALPDEPPAPRGHAVEARLYAEDPAAGWQPQTGTLHCLSVPDGVRLDSGVDDGAVIGVHYDPMLAKVIAWAPSRAEAVRKLAGALERARVHGPVTNRDLLVRSLRHSEFATATGLDTGFYDRNLSELTEAPDATVTGLCALAAALADAHGRSRFGGFRNVPSQPQTRTYACGGVEHEIRYRLGREGLHAEDFPGVRLLSATSGQVVLEVDGVRREFTVGRYGDQVFVDSAAGSRALVARPRFPDPTTRTEPGSLLAPMPGTVVRVADGLAEGDRVEAGAPLLWLEAMKMEHKITAPASGTLSALHVKAGQQVEVGTLLAVVTE, encoded by the coding sequence GTGATCTCTTCCCTCCTCGTCGCCAACCGTGGCGAGATCGCCCGCCGTATCTTCCGCACCTGCCGGGAGCTGGGCATCGCCACCGTGGCCGTGTACTCCGACGCGGACGCCGACGCGCCGCACGTCCGCGAGGCCGACGCCGCCGTACGGCTCCCGGGCAGCGCCCCCGCCGACACCTACCTGCGCGGCGACCTGATCGTGAAGGCCGCGCACGCCGCCGGTGCCGACGCGGTCCACCCCGGTTACGGCTTCCTCTCCGAGAACGCCGGGTTCGTCGCGGCCGTCACCGACTCGGGCCTGACCTGGGTCGGTCCGCCGGCTGCCGCCATCGAGGCGATGGCGTCCAAGACGCGTGCCAAGGAGTTGATGGCGGCGGCCGGGGTGCCGTTGCTCGCCCCTGTCGATCCCGAGCGGGCCACTGACGCCGACTTGCCGTTGTTGGTGAAGGCGGCGGCTGGTGGTGGTGGACGCGGGATGCGTGTCGTACGGGAGTTGGCCCATCTACCGGGGGAGTTGGCTGCTGCGAGGGCCGAGGCTGCGGCGGCGTTCGGGGACGGGGAGGTTTTCGCCGAGCCGTACGTTGTCGGCGGACGGCATGTCGAGGTGCAGGTCCTCGCCGACGCGCACGGCGCGGTGTGGGTCCTCGGCACCCGTGACTGTTCGCTTCAGCGCCGCCATCAGAAGGTCGTCGAGGAGGCTCCCGCGCCCGGACTCTCCGACGAGCTGCGCGCCACCCTGCACACGGCGGCCGCCGATGCCGCCCGCTCCATCGGCTATCGGGGCGCGGGGACTGTTGAATTCCTCGTTTCCGCTGCCGGTCACGCGCACTTTCTGGAGATGAATACCCGGCTTCAGGTCGAGCATCCGGTCACCGAGGCCGTGTACGGCGTCGATCTTGTCGCGCTCCAGCTTCGGGTCGCCGAGGGGGACGCGTTGCCGGACGAGCCGCCCGCGCCGCGCGGTCACGCCGTCGAGGCCCGGCTGTACGCCGAGGACCCGGCGGCGGGCTGGCAGCCGCAGACCGGCACGCTGCACTGCCTCTCCGTGCCCGACGGCGTGCGGCTCGACTCGGGGGTGGACGACGGTGCCGTCATCGGGGTGCACTACGACCCGATGCTCGCCAAGGTCATCGCCTGGGCGCCGAGCCGCGCCGAGGCCGTACGGAAGCTGGCGGGCGCGCTGGAGCGGGCCCGTGTGCACGGCCCGGTCACCAACCGTGACCTGCTCGTACGGTCCCTGCGGCATTCCGAGTTCGCCACCGCCACCGGCCTGGACACCGGGTTCTACGACCGCAACCTGAGCGAGCTGACGGAAGCCCCGGACGCCACGGTCACCGGGCTGTGCGCCTTGGCCGCCGCCCTCGCCGACGCGCACGGCCGGTCCCGCTTCGGCGGTTTCCGCAACGTACCGTCGCAGCCGCAGACCAGGACGTACGCCTGCGGCGGCGTCGAGCACGAGATCCGCTACCGGCTGGGCCGCGAAGGGCTGCATGCCGAGGACTTTCCCGGTGTACGGCTCCTGTCGGCCACGTCGGGGCAGGTGGTACTGGAAGTGGACGGCGTGCGGCGGGAGTTCACCGTCGGTCGTTACGGAGACCAGGTCTTCGTGGACTCCGCCGCCGGCTCCCGCGCCCTCGTCGCCCGGCCCCGCTTTCCCGACCCCACCACCCGTACGGAACCGGGGTCGCTGCTCGCCCCGATGCCCGGCACGGTCGTCCGGGTGGCCGACGGCCTGGCCGAGGGCGACCGCGTCGAGGCCGGAGCCCCGCTGCTCTGGCTGGAGGCGATGAAGATGGAACACAAGATCACCGCGCCCGCCTCCGGCACGCTGAGCGCCCTGCACGTCAAGGCCGGTCAGCAGGTCGAGGTCGGCACGCTGCTGGCCGTCGTCACCGAGTGA
- a CDS encoding acyl-CoA carboxylase subunit beta, giving the protein MTVLGSRLDPSGAEYVANREAMLDKLRGIEAEHAKAMGGGGAKYVERHRKRGKLLARERIELLVDPDTPFLELSPLAAWGSDYPVGASLVTGIGVIEGVECLVTANDPTVRGGASNPWTLKKALRANEIAFANRLPVVSLVESGGADLPSQKEIFIPGGALFKDITRLSAAGIPTVAVVFGNSTAGGAYIPGMSDHVIMVKERAKVFLGGPPLVKMATGEESDDESLGGAEMHARTSGLADYFAVDEPDALRQARRVVARLNWRKAHSDPRPAEPPKYDEEELLGIVPGDLKAPFDPREVIARVVDGSDFDEFKPLYGPSLVTGWAELHGYPVGVLANAQGVLFSAESQKAAQFIQLANQRDIPLVFLHNTTGYMVGKEYEQGGIIKHGSMMINAVSNSRVPHLSVLMGASYGAGHYGMCGRAYDPRFLFAWPSAKSAVMGPQQLAGVLSIVARASAAAKGQPYDDEADAGLRAMVEQQIESESLPMFLSGRLYDDGVIDPRDTRTVLGLCLSALHTAPVEGARGGFGVFRM; this is encoded by the coding sequence GTGACCGTGCTCGGCAGTCGGCTGGACCCGTCAGGGGCTGAGTATGTGGCCAATCGGGAGGCGATGCTCGACAAGTTGCGGGGGATCGAGGCCGAGCACGCCAAGGCCATGGGCGGGGGCGGCGCGAAGTACGTCGAGCGGCATCGCAAGCGGGGCAAGTTGCTGGCACGTGAGCGCATCGAGCTGTTGGTGGACCCGGACACGCCGTTCCTGGAGCTGTCGCCGCTGGCCGCTTGGGGCAGCGACTACCCGGTGGGCGCGTCGCTGGTCACCGGTATCGGGGTGATCGAGGGCGTGGAGTGCCTGGTCACGGCCAATGATCCGACCGTACGGGGCGGGGCCAGCAATCCCTGGACCTTGAAGAAGGCGCTGCGCGCCAACGAGATCGCCTTCGCCAACCGGCTGCCCGTCGTGTCGCTGGTGGAGTCCGGGGGCGCGGATCTGCCCAGTCAGAAGGAGATCTTCATTCCGGGCGGTGCGCTGTTCAAGGACATCACCCGGTTGTCTGCGGCAGGGATACCGACTGTGGCCGTGGTGTTCGGCAACTCGACGGCTGGTGGCGCCTACATCCCGGGAATGTCCGATCACGTGATCATGGTGAAGGAGCGGGCGAAGGTCTTTCTCGGCGGGCCGCCGCTGGTCAAGATGGCCACCGGTGAGGAGAGCGACGACGAGTCGCTGGGCGGCGCCGAGATGCATGCCCGTACCTCGGGGCTGGCCGACTACTTCGCCGTGGACGAGCCGGACGCGCTGCGCCAGGCCCGGCGGGTCGTCGCCCGGTTGAACTGGCGGAAGGCGCACAGCGATCCGCGTCCCGCCGAGCCGCCGAAGTACGACGAGGAGGAGCTGCTGGGCATCGTGCCCGGTGACCTCAAGGCGCCCTTCGATCCCCGCGAGGTCATCGCGCGTGTCGTGGACGGTTCGGACTTCGACGAGTTCAAGCCGCTGTACGGGCCGAGCCTGGTCACCGGCTGGGCCGAGCTGCACGGCTACCCGGTCGGCGTGCTCGCCAACGCCCAGGGCGTGCTGTTCAGCGCGGAGTCCCAGAAGGCCGCGCAGTTCATCCAGCTCGCCAACCAGCGCGACATCCCGCTGGTCTTCCTGCACAACACCACCGGCTACATGGTCGGCAAGGAGTACGAGCAGGGCGGCATCATCAAGCACGGTTCGATGATGATCAACGCAGTCAGCAACTCGCGGGTGCCGCATCTGTCGGTCCTCATGGGGGCCTCGTACGGCGCCGGACACTACGGCATGTGCGGTCGCGCCTACGACCCGCGCTTCCTGTTCGCCTGGCCCAGCGCCAAGTCCGCCGTGATGGGACCGCAGCAACTGGCGGGGGTGCTGTCGATCGTCGCGCGCGCTTCCGCCGCCGCCAAGGGTCAGCCGTACGACGACGAGGCGGACGCCGGGCTGCGCGCCATGGTGGAGCAGCAGATCGAGTCGGAGTCGCTGCCGATGTTCCTGTCCGGGCGGCTGTACGACGACGGCGTCATCGACCCGCGCGACACCCGTACCGTCCTCGGCCTGTGCCTGTCCGCCCTGCACACCGCCCCCGTCGAGGGAGCGCGCGGTGGCTTCGGCGTCTTCCGGATGTGA
- a CDS encoding TIGR03084 family metal-binding protein produces the protein MSDANAVLADLRDEGDALDALVGGLAPERWAVATPAEGWTVAHQIGHLAWTDRQALLSATDPAAFQEAVQRALASPATFVDEGAAAEAQAPPDRLLGRWRTGRAELQEVLAARSPGEKLPWYGPPMSVASVATGRLMETWAHGQDVADALGVTREPTARLRHVARIGVRARNFAYAAHGLAAPEEEFRVELRAPDGGMWAYGPEGAAQRVTGDALGFCLLVTQRAHRDDVDVRAEGAEADRWLGIAQAFAGPPGKGREPGGRGGRGSGR, from the coding sequence GTGTCCGACGCCAATGCCGTGCTGGCCGATCTGAGGGACGAAGGGGACGCGCTCGACGCGCTGGTCGGTGGGCTCGCGCCGGAGCGGTGGGCGGTGGCGACGCCGGCCGAGGGCTGGACCGTCGCTCACCAGATCGGGCATCTGGCCTGGACCGATCGGCAGGCCCTGTTGTCTGCGACGGACCCCGCCGCCTTTCAGGAGGCCGTTCAGCGGGCGCTGGCCTCGCCTGCGACCTTTGTCGATGAGGGGGCGGCGGCGGAGGCGCAGGCGCCGCCTGATCGTTTGTTGGGCCGTTGGCGGACGGGGCGGGCCGAGTTGCAAGAGGTGCTGGCCGCGCGGTCGCCAGGAGAGAAACTGCCCTGGTACGGGCCGCCGATGAGCGTCGCTTCGGTGGCTACCGGGCGGCTGATGGAGACCTGGGCGCACGGTCAGGACGTCGCCGACGCGCTCGGCGTGACGCGCGAACCCACCGCGCGGCTGCGGCATGTGGCCCGTATCGGGGTGCGGGCGCGGAACTTTGCGTACGCGGCGCACGGGCTGGCCGCTCCGGAGGAGGAGTTTCGGGTTGAGTTGCGGGCTCCTGACGGCGGAATGTGGGCGTACGGGCCCGAGGGCGCGGCGCAGCGGGTGACCGGGGACGCGCTCGGTTTCTGTTTGCTGGTTACTCAGCGCGCTCATCGTGATGATGTGGATGTGCGGGCCGAGGGGGCGGAGGCTGACCGGTGGTTGGGTATCGCGCAGGCGTTTGCCGGGCCGCCGGGTAAGGGGCGGGAGCCGGGTGGCCGTGGTGGCCGAGGGAGCGGGCGGTGA
- a CDS encoding Fic family protein encodes MLYETPSLDGDDHRVLAEIEEMRQKLRHVLRAQPRWSGQLRRNLTARAIAGSNTIEGYAATVDDVEALMAGEEPLETADRTRVELEGYQRTMTYIQALADAGDDFRYDAGLINGLHFMLQGHHLDKRPGRWRDGPVYVTSPDDPLVSAYTAPGHSDVPALMAELVDWLNHGDVDAPVHVRASMAHLNLVNIHPWKDGNGRMSRAVSTLVFAREADSLLPPEFSSIEEWLGRGQNTYGYYRVLQQVGGPTWTPQRDTHAWVRFCLEAHHRQAQQAQRRTDLLSRAWAYLGDAAERSGLDERMVFALLPAFWGSKVRRTVYQQDAELSDQQAIRDIRELVRLGWLVPHGKARAGTTFPGPAWTPPSGRFVSLWPPTSIPTGFGRDVLCLARADGVRVCASRG; translated from the coding sequence ATGTTGTACGAGACTCCGTCGCTGGACGGCGATGATCACCGCGTTCTCGCGGAGATCGAGGAGATGCGGCAAAAGCTGCGGCATGTACTGCGCGCCCAGCCCCGCTGGTCGGGGCAACTGCGACGGAACCTGACCGCGCGGGCGATCGCCGGGTCGAACACCATCGAGGGCTACGCCGCGACGGTGGACGATGTCGAGGCCCTGATGGCGGGCGAGGAGCCGCTGGAGACGGCCGACCGTACCCGGGTCGAGCTGGAGGGTTACCAGCGGACGATGACCTATATCCAGGCACTGGCCGACGCCGGTGACGATTTCCGCTACGACGCCGGCCTGATCAATGGCCTGCACTTCATGCTGCAGGGCCACCACCTGGACAAGCGGCCGGGGCGCTGGCGGGACGGGCCCGTGTACGTGACCAGTCCCGACGACCCGTTGGTGTCCGCCTACACGGCCCCCGGCCACTCTGACGTGCCGGCTCTGATGGCAGAACTGGTCGACTGGCTCAACCATGGGGACGTGGACGCTCCGGTGCACGTGCGTGCCTCGATGGCCCACCTGAACCTGGTGAACATCCATCCGTGGAAGGACGGTAACGGACGCATGTCCCGCGCTGTGTCCACGCTGGTGTTCGCCCGCGAGGCCGACAGCCTGCTGCCGCCGGAGTTCTCCTCCATCGAGGAGTGGCTCGGCCGCGGGCAGAACACGTATGGCTACTACCGCGTCCTGCAACAGGTTGGCGGTCCCACGTGGACCCCGCAGCGGGACACGCACGCGTGGGTCCGTTTCTGCCTCGAAGCTCACCACCGCCAGGCTCAGCAGGCCCAGCGCCGTACCGATCTGCTCTCCCGCGCCTGGGCCTACCTCGGCGATGCCGCGGAGCGGTCCGGGCTGGATGAGCGGATGGTCTTTGCGCTGTTGCCGGCGTTCTGGGGCTCGAAGGTGCGGCGCACTGTCTACCAGCAGGATGCGGAGCTCTCCGATCAGCAGGCGATCCGCGATATCCGCGAGCTGGTTCGGCTGGGCTGGCTGGTGCCGCACGGCAAGGCCCGGGCCGGTACTACGTTCCCGGGCCCCGCATGGACGCCGCCCAGCGGGAGGTTCGTCAGTCTGTGGCCCCCTACGTCGATCCCTACGGGGTTCGGTAGGGACGTCCTGTGTCTGGCGCGTGCCGATGGTGTCCGCGTTTGCGCTTCGCGCGGGTAG
- a CDS encoding EamA family transporter, which yields MNESRHESSSLPPIPPVPEPTPVTAPASEAVPASPEVRAAEQGAATGGRLTSVALVIGGIISLQFGASVAVLLFPRAGALGVVTLRLVVAALVLLIACRPRLRGYSRGDWATVLAFGVALAGMNSLFYGAIDRIPLGAAVTLEFMGPLILSVVTSRRALSLLWAALALGGVALLGREGFDGLDPLGAGLALTAGALWAAYILLSSRAGQRFPQADGLALAMTVAALLSLPLGISTAGTALLDPVTLGLGAAVALLSSVTPYTLELLALRKLPASGFAVMMSLEPAAAALAGFLVLHQALGWAEVVAIGLVVLASVGAVRGGGGMGKE from the coding sequence GTGAACGAGTCGCGCCACGAGTCCAGCAGCCTCCCGCCCATACCTCCGGTCCCGGAGCCGACACCGGTCACGGCCCCGGCGTCCGAGGCGGTCCCGGCCTCCCCCGAGGTCCGGGCCGCCGAACAGGGAGCGGCGACGGGCGGGCGCCTGACGTCCGTGGCGCTGGTCATCGGCGGCATCATCTCGCTGCAGTTCGGCGCCTCGGTCGCGGTACTGCTCTTCCCGCGGGCCGGCGCGCTCGGCGTGGTCACCCTCCGGCTGGTCGTCGCCGCACTCGTCCTGCTGATCGCCTGCCGCCCGAGGCTGCGCGGTTACTCGCGGGGCGACTGGGCCACGGTCCTCGCTTTCGGCGTCGCGCTGGCCGGCATGAACTCCCTCTTCTACGGGGCGATCGACCGCATCCCGCTGGGCGCCGCCGTCACCCTGGAATTCATGGGCCCGCTGATCCTGTCGGTGGTCACCTCACGCCGGGCACTGAGCCTGCTGTGGGCCGCGCTCGCGCTGGGCGGAGTGGCCCTGCTCGGCCGGGAGGGCTTCGACGGACTCGACCCCCTCGGCGCCGGCCTGGCCCTCACGGCCGGCGCCCTGTGGGCCGCGTACATCCTGCTGTCCTCCCGCGCCGGTCAGCGCTTCCCGCAGGCGGACGGCCTGGCCCTGGCGATGACCGTGGCCGCGCTGCTGAGCCTGCCGCTCGGCATCTCCACCGCCGGTACGGCTCTGCTCGACCCGGTCACCCTCGGCCTCGGCGCCGCCGTCGCCCTGCTCTCCTCGGTCACCCCGTACACCCTCGAACTCCTCGCCCTCCGCAAACTCCCCGCCTCGGGTTTCGCCGTCATGATGAGCCTGGAACCGGCCGCCGCCGCCCTGGCCGGCTTCCTGGTCCTGCACCAGGCGCTGGGGTGGGCCGAGGTGGTGGCGATCGGGTTGGTGGTGTTGGCGAGTGTGGGGGCGGTGCGGGGTGGGGGTGGGATGGGGAAGGAGTGA
- a CDS encoding FAD-linked oxidase C-terminal domain-containing protein: MAADLVGDARGLPKGGAWLFVEMGGGTPAEALARAEELCRGAGAATTDHMVVTDPARQRALWRVREDAAGTATRMPDGSEAWPGWEDCAVPPERLGAYLRDFRALLAQHGLRGTPYGHFGDGCIHVRIDFDLLSEPGIRRFREFSCDLGDLVVAHGGSLSGEHGDGQARAELLPKMYGGELVGLFERFKDLWDPAGGLNPGMLVRPDRMDENLRFAPLPRKPVDVEFGYPHDSGDFSAAVRRCVGVAKCRNSAPSASAVMCPSYRATGEERHSTRGRARLLHEMLAGEVITDGWRSEEVRDALDLCLSCKGCRSDCPVGVDMATYKAEFLHHHYAGRLRPASHYSMGRLPRWLRAAAPVAPLLNALARTPLAGAGKRLGGIAPQRAIPELATEPFVRWWSKRMAPEGPGRSEGLAGSTGPVVATGSAGSAGAPERSALLLWPDTFTNYLAPEVGRAAVRVLEAAGLDVRLPEAGRRRASLCCGLTYVSTGQLDQARAVMRRTVDALDPLLADGTPLTVLEPSCAAALRTDLPELLSDDPRAARVAASVRTFAQTLEEQAPAWQPPRVDRPAVGQTHCHQHAVLGEAAEQRLRARAGLDGGLSGGCCGLAGNFGFERGHYDVSVACAEEQLLPSVRDAAPGTEVLADGFSCRTQIDQLTGRRARHLAEVLAEAVAAEAAGGTGGSLPGGRSAEETPPQP; encoded by the coding sequence ATGGCGGCCGATCTGGTGGGGGACGCGAGGGGCCTGCCCAAGGGCGGCGCCTGGCTGTTCGTCGAGATGGGCGGCGGGACGCCCGCGGAGGCACTCGCCCGCGCCGAGGAACTGTGCCGGGGCGCGGGCGCGGCCACCACCGATCACATGGTGGTGACGGACCCGGCGCGGCAGCGCGCCCTGTGGCGGGTGCGCGAGGACGCGGCCGGGACCGCGACCCGTATGCCGGACGGCTCCGAGGCGTGGCCCGGCTGGGAGGACTGCGCGGTGCCGCCCGAGCGGCTCGGCGCCTACCTGCGGGACTTCCGGGCCCTGCTGGCCCAGCACGGCCTGCGCGGCACGCCGTACGGGCACTTCGGCGACGGCTGCATCCACGTCCGTATCGACTTCGACCTGCTGAGCGAGCCCGGGATCCGCCGGTTCCGCGAGTTCTCCTGCGACCTGGGCGACCTGGTCGTGGCGCACGGCGGCTCGCTCTCCGGCGAGCACGGCGACGGGCAGGCACGCGCCGAACTGCTGCCCAAGATGTACGGCGGCGAACTGGTCGGCCTCTTCGAACGTTTCAAGGACCTGTGGGACCCGGCGGGAGGCCTGAACCCCGGCATGCTGGTCCGGCCGGACCGGATGGACGAGAACCTGCGCTTCGCGCCGCTGCCGCGGAAGCCGGTGGACGTGGAGTTCGGCTACCCGCACGACAGCGGGGACTTCTCGGCGGCCGTACGGCGCTGCGTCGGCGTCGCCAAGTGCCGCAACAGCGCCCCGAGCGCGTCGGCCGTCATGTGCCCGTCGTACCGCGCCACCGGCGAGGAGCGGCACTCCACCCGGGGCCGCGCCCGGCTGCTGCACGAGATGCTCGCGGGCGAGGTGATCACCGACGGCTGGCGTTCCGAGGAGGTACGGGACGCGCTGGACCTCTGCCTGTCCTGCAAGGGCTGCCGCAGCGACTGCCCCGTGGGCGTCGACATGGCCACGTACAAGGCCGAGTTCCTGCACCACCACTACGCGGGGCGGCTGCGGCCCGCCTCGCACTATTCGATGGGCCGCCTGCCGCGCTGGCTGCGCGCGGCCGCTCCCGTCGCGCCGCTGCTCAACGCCCTGGCCAGGACGCCGCTGGCCGGGGCGGGGAAACGCCTGGGCGGCATCGCGCCGCAGCGGGCGATTCCTGAGCTGGCGACGGAGCCGTTCGTGCGGTGGTGGTCGAAGCGGATGGCCCCGGAGGGGCCGGGGAGGTCGGAGGGGTTGGCGGGGTCGACGGGTCCAGTGGTGGCTACGGGGTCAGCGGGGTCGGCAGGGGCTCCGGAGCGGTCGGCGCTCCTGCTGTGGCCGGACACCTTCACCAACTACCTCGCTCCCGAGGTGGGCCGTGCCGCCGTCCGCGTCCTGGAGGCCGCGGGCCTCGACGTACGCCTGCCCGAGGCGGGCCGCCGCCGGGCGTCGCTGTGCTGCGGCCTGACCTACGTCTCGACCGGCCAGCTCGACCAGGCACGCGCAGTCATGCGCCGGACGGTGGACGCCCTCGACCCGCTACTGGCGGACGGCACCCCGCTCACCGTCCTCGAACCGAGCTGCGCGGCCGCCCTCCGCACCGACCTCCCCGAACTCCTCTCCGACGACCCGAGGGCCGCGCGGGTCGCCGCGTCCGTACGGACCTTCGCCCAGACCCTGGAGGAACAGGCACCCGCCTGGCAGCCCCCGCGCGTGGACCGCCCGGCCGTCGGCCAGACCCACTGCCACCAGCACGCCGTACTCGGCGAGGCGGCCGAACAGCGCCTGCGCGCCCGTGCCGGGCTGGACGGCGGTCTGAGCGGCGGCTGCTGCGGACTGGCCGGGAACTTCGGCTTCGAGCGTGGCCACTACGACGTGTCCGTGGCCTGTGCGGAAGAACAGCTCCTGCCGTCCGTACGGGACGCGGCCCCCGGCACGGAGGTCCTCGCGGACGGCTTCTCCTGCCGCACCCAGATCGATCAGCTCACGGGGCGGCGGGCGCGGCACCTGGCGGAGGTGCTGGCGGAGGCGGTGGCCGCGGAGGCGGCCGGGGGGACGGGCGGTTCCTTGCCCGGAGGCCGGTCGGCCGAGGAGACCCCGCCGCAGCCCTGA
- a CDS encoding FAD-binding oxidoreductase: MADLTKTRGTPDGTRELARELADAVRGEVSVAAGDRALMTMDASNYRRVPRAVVAPRDAEDVAAALRVCREHGVPVVPRGGGTSIAGQATGVGVVLDFTRHLRRIVSLDAEAGTAVVQPGVVLDDLRAAAGAHGLTFGPDPSTHSRCTLGGMIGNNSCGSHSVAWGTTADSVRALEVLTYGGERLRAGRGAAALDALPQRLRDGVRDLVNGDLALLRTGYPELPRRISGYALDALLPEKGIDLARALTGSEGTLGVLTEATVALVRPPAAKALAVLGYTDESAAAEAAHTLLPWGSPGRAKPRVGEGR; the protein is encoded by the coding sequence ATGGCTGATCTTACGAAGACACGCGGGACACCGGACGGGACGCGGGAACTGGCCCGGGAGTTGGCCGACGCCGTACGCGGCGAGGTCTCGGTCGCCGCCGGGGACCGGGCGCTGATGACGATGGACGCCTCCAACTACCGCCGGGTACCGCGCGCGGTGGTCGCCCCGCGGGACGCGGAGGACGTCGCCGCCGCCCTGCGGGTGTGCCGCGAGCACGGCGTGCCGGTGGTGCCGCGCGGCGGCGGGACGAGCATCGCCGGGCAGGCCACCGGCGTCGGCGTGGTGCTGGACTTCACCCGGCACCTGCGGCGCATCGTGTCGCTGGACGCCGAGGCCGGTACGGCGGTCGTCCAGCCGGGCGTGGTCCTGGACGACCTGCGGGCGGCGGCCGGCGCGCACGGCCTGACCTTCGGGCCCGACCCGTCCACCCACAGCCGCTGCACCCTCGGCGGCATGATCGGCAACAACTCCTGCGGCTCGCACTCGGTGGCGTGGGGCACCACCGCCGACAGCGTGCGCGCGCTGGAGGTGCTGACGTACGGGGGCGAGCGGCTGCGCGCCGGACGGGGCGCGGCGGCACTGGACGCGCTCCCGCAGCGGCTGCGGGACGGCGTACGGGACCTGGTGAACGGTGATCTGGCACTGCTGCGCACCGGCTACCCCGAACTCCCGCGCCGCATCTCCGGTTACGCGCTGGACGCCCTGCTGCCCGAGAAGGGCATCGATCTCGCGCGGGCGCTCACCGGCAGCGAGGGCACGCTCGGCGTGCTGACCGAGGCCACCGTCGCGCTGGTCAGGCCGCCCGCCGCGAAGGCCCTGGCGGTACTCGGGTACACGGACGAGAGCGCGGCGGCAGAGGCGGCGCACACGCTGCTGCCGTGGGGGTCCCCCGGTCGAGCGAAGCCGAGAGTGGGGGAAGGCCGCTGA